From Faecalicatena sp. Marseille-Q4148:
TCGTTGTGAAAACACATGGCAGTTCCACAGCGAAGGAAGTGTCGAATTCTATTATTCAGTGCGTAACATTCAAAGAACAGCGTATCAATGAAAAGATACAGGAATGTATGCAGAATATATCAGAAAATTCAGAAGAGTAAATTAATAGAAGAGAAAGGATTGACCTGTTATGGAATTTGAAAAAGTAAGAGCAATTATTGCAGATGTATTAAACCTGGATGAGAATGAGATTACAGAGGAGTCAGCTTTTGTGGATGACTTAGGAGCAGATTCTCTTGATATTTTCCAGATTATTATGGGAATTGAAGAAGAATTTGATATCGAGATCGAGAATGAAGAGGCAGAGTCTATTGTAACAGTTGGCGATGCTGTTGAAAAAATCAAAAGCGCAACAAATTAAATGATGTTCGCGAAAAAGCCCGCATGGGCTTTTTCGTTTTAAAGAGAGGAAACTATGAGTCGTAATTTAAAACAATTAGAAGAGCGCATCGGGTATCAGTTTCATGATTTTGAACTTTTAAGACATGCTATGATGCACAGCTCTTATACGAATGAGAAGCATTTAAAAAAATATCAATGTAATGAACGTCTGGAATTTTTGGGCGATGCAGTACTGGAATTGATTTCCAGTGAATATCTCTTTTTAAACTATGAGACGAAATCAGAGGGAGAGATGACAAAAACAAGAGCGAG
This genomic window contains:
- the acpP gene encoding acyl carrier protein, with protein sequence MEFEKVRAIIADVLNLDENEITEESAFVDDLGADSLDIFQIIMGIEEEFDIEIENEEAESIVTVGDAVEKIKSATN